The following are encoded in a window of Arthrobacter sp. NicSoilB4 genomic DNA:
- a CDS encoding YlxR family protein, with the protein MQHLENQPQRTCIGCRKKGSRSELLRLVADGSGSSAVVVDERRRMAGRGAWLHPSEKCLALAVKRRAFGRALNGAAGTADVERRIMAGTQAVDTPVAAATTVQPESGSEN; encoded by the coding sequence GTGCAACACCTCGAGAATCAGCCGCAGCGTACCTGCATCGGATGCCGGAAAAAGGGGTCGCGGTCGGAGCTACTCCGGCTCGTCGCCGACGGCAGCGGTTCATCCGCCGTCGTAGTGGATGAACGACGCCGGATGGCTGGCAGGGGTGCATGGCTGCACCCCAGCGAAAAGTGCCTGGCACTGGCGGTCAAACGTCGAGCGTTCGGTCGTGCCCTTAACGGCGCTGCCGGAACAGCCGACGTCGAGCGCCGGATCATGGCAGGCACGCAAGCCGTGGACACCCCGGTGGCCGCAGCAACAACCGTCCAACCTGAAAGCGGGTCAGAAAACTGA